In the Permianibacter fluminis genome, GCAGGGCATCGATGAACGCTTCGAACGCGTAGTCATCGCGAGCGAGCCAGGTATCGATCAAGATAAAACCGGTGCGCGGTTCGACATCAAACAGAAAACTGATGCGGCCGGAGACCGGGGTCCAATCCAGCGTCAGTGAAAACCACAGCACCAGTAATAGGCCCCACCAGAATACCGGCACCGAATAGCCAACCAGCGTGAACGCGCCGACCAGGCGATCAAACCAGTCATTGCGCCGGCGCGCGGCCGCAACGCCGGCCGGAATGCCGACGGCCACCGCCAGTACGATGGCGCTGATCAGCAATTCCAGACTGGCCGGCAGCACACTCAGGAAATTCCGCAAAACGGATTCGCCGGTGCTACTAACACCAAAATTACCGTGCAACACCTGCCACAGGTGTTGTGCGAAGCCGGCGAACGACGCCGGGATGCTGCCTGCGACCTGATGGCTCAACAAGTAGCAGCCCAACACCACACCGAGTGCGGTGATAAGCAACGCCAGTATTTGCCGTCCGAGCAAGGCGATCATGGCCGCCGCTCCGCGCGCTGAAAGTAGACGCCGCCGTTGGCGGCCTGACGCAAGCCAATGATGTTTTGTCGGGCCACCAGATATTGTGCGGAGTGGGCAATGGTCAGCCACGGCGACTGTTCCTTGAACAGCCGCTGCGCTTCGGCATACAAGGCGTCGCGTGCGACAGGATCGCGGTTGGCGCGCGCCTCGGCCAGCAGT is a window encoding:
- a CDS encoding ABC transporter permease, encoding MIALLGRQILALLITALGVVLGCYLLSHQVAGSIPASFAGFAQHLWQVLHGNFGVSSTGESVLRNFLSVLPASLELLISAIVLAVAVGIPAGVAAARRRNDWFDRLVGAFTLVGYSVPVFWWGLLLVLWFSLTLDWTPVSGRISFLFDVEPRTGFILIDTWLARDDYAFEAFIDALHHIVLPTLVLALLPMAIITRVTRTAMTEALATDYIRMARGQGIPEWRLVWVHALRNASQPVLAVLTLQFSTLITGLMLIESIFTWPGVGKWLLDALARGDYASVQAGGLLLALVLVVINFVMDLFSLWLNPLQRSGGHR